Within the Anaerolineae bacterium genome, the region GACCTGCTCACCAGTTTTAGCTTTGCCGACCTGTGGGGGTATCTGCACCCCGAGGCCGGCGAGTCCAGCCCCGAATCCCGCAAGGCCATCGAGGAGGCGCTGGGAAAGGCCCAGTGGGTGGTCTTCGTCACCCTGGACATTGACCCGATCCACTACCCGGCCTCCGCCGCCCTGCGGGACTTTCTGCGGGAGAGCGAGTCGCTCCTGCGCAATAAAAACATCATCGTCTTCGCTTTAGCCGAGCCCTATTACCTGGACACCACCGAGATCAGCAAGCTGACCGCCTATTACGGCCTGTACAGCAAGATGCCGCCCTGTATCGAGGTGGCGGTGCGCACGCTGTTCCAGGAGATCACCCCGCGGGGCGCATCGCCGGTCTCCATCGCCGGCATCAACTACGACCTGATCTCCATCACCGAGCCGGACCCTGACCAGATCATCCAGGTGCGCTTGAACACGCCGGCCGGCAGTGACCCGGCCAAGAGCGTGGATATCACCGTGGGCAGTACGCTGTCGCTGATCGCCGGCCCCATCCTCGACCACAACGGCCACCCCGTGCCGGATGGCACGCCGGTGGAGTTCCGCCTGTATTATCCGGCGGAATCGCTGGAGCTTCCGCGCCTGCGCACAACCACCGTCAACGGCCTAGCCGAAGGCTCCGTGGTGCTGGAGCGGGTAGGACAGCTCAACGTCACCGCATCCAGCGGCAACGCCGTCCGCTCCACCACCCTGCAGGTAGTCATCTCGAGCAACGAGCCGGCACAGATTTCCACCGTGGTGCCAAGCCCTACCGCCACCTTTACCCCGACCCATACGCCGCCGCCGACCCCCACACCGCGTCCCACCGCCACACCCCTGCCGCAGGTGACCCCCACGGAGGCGACGACCGCCGGCGGCACAAAGGCCGGCGGGGCCGCTGGGGGCCGCTGGGGCGCGCTGGGCATGACGCTCCTGGCGCTGTTCGCCATGGGCGGGATCGCCGGCCTGACATGGGCGCTCGTGCATCACTCGCCCATCACCGGCGCGCGGCTGGCGCTGTGGCTGATGAGCGGCGGCCTGGCGGCCTATGTGCTGTACGTGCAAGGCCTTCTGCCAGCCGGCCCACCGGATGAGGAATCGGCCGCCTGGCTGGCGCCGATGATTTCCGCGGTCGGGGGACTGGTGGTCGCCGGCATCTATCTATCGTTGGACAGGGGACTGCGGCGTCGGATCAGCCGCTGAGGGACATCAGCGGATAGGCCCGAAAGCGGTGACGATCAGGGCGACGAACAGCAGTATCAAAAAGAGGATCAGGGGCACGCGCAGAGCGGCAAACCAAACGGGCGCTTCGGATGGCTGGCGTGCGGCAGTATCCGCCGGCGAGGGGGCCGGCTCACCAAAGAACAGCTCCTGGCGGAAGGCCGCTACCGTGGGCGGACGCTGGTCAGGATGCATCTCCAGCGCGTGCATGATGGCGTGGTTGGTGCGTTCGGAAACGGCAGGGTTGAGGTCGCGCACGCTGGGCAAAATGCCTGGCTTCAGGAAGCGCTGTTTGGCATCCACGGGCGGCTTTCCCGTCAGCAGGTGATACAGCGTGGCGCCCAGAGAATAGATGTCGGAGCGCGGGTCGGTGTGGCCGGTATCGCCGCCGTACTGCTCCAGCGGCGTGTACTGGACGGTGCCGCGTCCCTGCAGGACAGTGATGGTGCGATTATCGTCGGGGAGCATCAGCTTGACAAGGCCGAAGTCCACCAGCTTGATGGTGCCGGCCGGCGTGAGCTTGATATTGCCGGGCTTGATATCGCGATGCAGTACCGGCGGGTCCTGGGAATGGAGGTATTCCAGCGCATCGCAGAGCTGTTCGGCCCAACGCAGGACCTGTTCTTCCGGCAGAG harbors:
- a CDS encoding serine/threonine protein kinase, with product MDPEEKRFPLVEPLAPGTVLKERYRITELVGEGGMGAVYRADDLLLEGRACAIKEIRPDLGTDPASARQAREQFYREASVLARLDHPNLPKVSDYFSEAGREYLVMDYVAGKDLRQLLEEALMQGHPLPEEQVLRWAEQLCDALEYLHSQDPPVLHRDIKPGNIKLTPAGTIKLVDFGLVKLMLPDDNRTITVLQGRGTVQYTPLEQYGGDTGHTDPRSDIYSLGATLYHLLTGKPPVDAKQRFLKPGILPSVRDLNPAVSERTNHAIMHALEMHPDQRPPTVAAFRQELFFGEPAPSPADTAARQPSEAPVWFAALRVPLILFLILLFVALIVTAFGPIR